The Flavobacteriaceae bacterium 3519-10 genome includes a window with the following:
- a CDS encoding Phenylacetate-CoA oxygenase/reductase, PaaK subunit has product MWQGAVQYNSQKSIIFVKVSLTKSLSIYMHHFHQLKTTKIAKKTNDSVNIAFEIPPHLKQEFAFKQGQYLNVRFIFNGEDLRRSYSIVNAPTEGNAELEILVKHLEDGKVSTYLNTNLAVGDLVEVSAPMGHFYTHHHPSNEKTYVGLAAGSGISPVLSNLKEALYQEPKSTAYLFFSNKSFNDIIFKDEIDAVAEQFGGRFKVIYLLSREKHFEDELFEGRICAPKLDELLDRFAEIPVQNSTFFICGPSEMIKSVSAYLKNEKKVPSLQIMYEYYAAPDDEDNAEMSDEFKAIPNLESMVTLIIDDDEYSFHLNSKKKSILDQALDDKLPVPFACKGGVCCTCKAQVMEGEVFMEKNFALTEDEVARGFVLTCQCHPTTNVVMLNYDV; this is encoded by the coding sequence GTGTGGCAAGGAGCAGTTCAGTACAACTCTCAAAAAAGCATTATATTTGTTAAAGTCAGTTTAACCAAAAGTCTTTCAATATATATGCACCATTTTCATCAGTTAAAAACCACTAAAATAGCGAAGAAAACGAACGATTCCGTGAATATCGCGTTTGAAATACCACCTCATCTTAAACAGGAATTTGCGTTTAAACAAGGGCAATACCTAAATGTACGGTTTATTTTCAATGGAGAAGATCTTCGCCGGTCGTATTCTATCGTGAATGCGCCTACCGAAGGAAACGCGGAGCTCGAAATTTTGGTGAAACATCTGGAAGACGGCAAAGTATCAACGTATCTCAATACGAATCTCGCAGTTGGTGATCTGGTGGAAGTATCCGCACCGATGGGGCATTTTTATACGCATCATCACCCTTCTAATGAGAAAACCTATGTCGGACTTGCGGCAGGAAGCGGAATTTCGCCGGTATTATCGAACCTTAAAGAAGCACTTTATCAGGAACCGAAAAGCACTGCCTATTTGTTTTTCAGCAATAAAAGCTTCAACGACATCATTTTTAAAGACGAAATCGACGCGGTTGCAGAACAGTTTGGCGGAAGATTTAAAGTAATTTATCTGCTTTCGCGCGAGAAACATTTCGAAGATGAACTTTTTGAAGGAAGGATCTGTGCGCCGAAACTCGATGAGTTGCTTGACAGATTCGCTGAAATACCCGTGCAAAACAGTACTTTCTTTATTTGCGGGCCTTCTGAAATGATCAAAAGCGTATCCGCTTACCTTAAAAATGAGAAGAAAGTGCCTTCGCTGCAGATTATGTATGAATATTACGCAGCGCCCGACGATGAAGATAATGCTGAAATGAGCGATGAGTTCAAGGCCATCCCGAATCTAGAAAGTATGGTAACTTTAATTATTGATGATGATGAATATTCCTTCCATCTTAATTCAAAGAAAAAAAGCATTCTGGATCAGGCGCTTGATGATAAACTGCCCGTGCCGTTTGCATGCAAAGGCGGTGTTTGCTGCACATGCAAGGCCCAGGTGATGGAAGGCGAAGTTTTCATGGAGAAAAATTTCGCGCTGACGGAGGATGAAGTGGCGCGAGGTTTTGTACTCACCTGCCAGTGTCATCCGACCACGAATGTTGTGATGCTGAACTACGACGTCTAA
- a CDS encoding Phenylacetate-CoA oxygenase, PaaG subunit — translation MNHEKFLAYVQAENKVEPKDVMPDDYRKLLVRQISQHAHSEIVGMLPEANWITRAPSLRRKMALLAKIQDEAGHGLYLYAAAETLNNGEIAADRDSTYNDMLSGKAKYSSIFNYPALSWADIGAIGWLVDGAAIMNQVMLMGNSYGPYSRAMVRICKEESFHQRQGYEILMTLCRGTKEQKELAQEALNRFWWPALMMFGPNDEASPNSQKSMNYRVKRESNDALRQRFVDVTVEQAEFLGLKIPDENLKWNEETQHYDFGELPWGEFMEVLKGNGPCNKKRLETKRKAQREHAWVKEAAMAYANNNVTI, via the coding sequence ATGAATCATGAAAAATTTTTAGCATACGTTCAGGCCGAAAACAAAGTAGAACCGAAGGACGTGATGCCCGATGATTACAGAAAACTGCTGGTAAGACAGATTTCCCAGCACGCCCATTCCGAAATAGTGGGGATGTTGCCTGAAGCGAACTGGATTACGCGTGCGCCGTCTTTAAGAAGAAAAATGGCGCTTTTAGCCAAAATTCAGGATGAAGCAGGCCACGGACTTTACCTGTATGCGGCTGCAGAAACGTTAAATAACGGTGAGATCGCGGCTGACCGCGACTCCACTTATAACGATATGCTTTCCGGTAAGGCGAAATATTCGAGTATTTTTAATTATCCCGCACTTTCATGGGCAGATATCGGCGCCATTGGCTGGCTCGTAGATGGTGCGGCAATTATGAACCAAGTGATGCTGATGGGTAATTCTTATGGCCCGTATTCGAGGGCGATGGTAAGGATTTGCAAAGAAGAGTCGTTCCACCAAAGACAGGGATATGAAATACTGATGACGCTTTGCCGCGGCACCAAAGAGCAGAAAGAGTTGGCACAGGAAGCACTAAACCGTTTTTGGTGGCCGGCACTGATGATGTTTGGGCCGAATGATGAGGCTTCACCCAACTCCCAGAAATCTATGAATTACCGTGTAAAGCGTGAGAGTAACGATGCTTTACGACAGAGATTTGTAGACGTAACAGTGGAACAGGCGGAGTTTTTAGGTTTGAAAATCCCGGACGAAAACCTGAAATGGAACGAAGAAACGCAGCATTACGATTTTGGCGAACTGCCTTGGGGAGAATTTATGGAAGTTCTGAAAGGCAACGGTCCGTGCAATAAAAAGCGTTTGGAAACCAAAAGAAAAGCACAGCGCGAACATGCTTGGGTGAAAGAGGCAGCGATGGCCTATGCTAATAACAATGTAACAATATAA
- a CDS encoding Formiminoglutamase: MIWTGRFDGDDPLYHRIFQRVTQERNYDNISPNDFVLHGFAVDEGVKRNSGRVGAKDAPDVIRKSMANFPVINPEFTLKDFGNIFCDDGDLEASQNSLSEKVAQVLQKQGKSIVLGGGHEVMFAHYSGIRKAFPAQKIGIINIDAHFDNREVNSQTGPSSGTGFSQIAQQEELHSLHIGIQKNSNTLKLFDMAHQFGMKYILADELFFENLPALYQKTDDFIAEVDILYLTVCMDVFNASVAPGVSATSYNGIFADAAFMHLFRHLLQSQKLLAMDVAEVNPSLDQADITARLAASLINEWLTVLP; encoded by the coding sequence ATGATCTGGACCGGACGTTTCGATGGTGATGATCCGCTTTATCACCGTATATTTCAAAGGGTAACCCAAGAAAGAAATTATGACAACATCTCACCGAACGATTTCGTTCTGCACGGATTCGCGGTGGATGAAGGCGTAAAACGAAACAGCGGTCGCGTGGGCGCAAAAGACGCTCCTGATGTCATCAGAAAAAGCATGGCGAATTTCCCGGTCATCAATCCTGAATTTACTTTGAAGGATTTCGGTAATATTTTTTGTGATGATGGTGATCTGGAAGCATCGCAGAACAGTCTTTCTGAAAAAGTTGCACAAGTTTTACAAAAACAGGGAAAGTCAATCGTTCTTGGCGGCGGCCACGAAGTGATGTTTGCGCATTATTCGGGCATCAGGAAAGCTTTTCCTGCACAAAAAATCGGCATCATCAACATTGATGCACATTTCGATAACCGCGAAGTCAATTCGCAAACTGGTCCCAGTTCGGGCACCGGATTCTCACAAATTGCGCAACAGGAGGAGCTGCATTCACTACATATCGGCATTCAGAAGAATTCAAACACCTTAAAACTGTTCGATATGGCGCATCAGTTCGGAATGAAATATATCCTGGCTGACGAACTTTTCTTTGAAAACCTGCCCGCGCTTTACCAAAAAACCGACGACTTCATTGCTGAAGTTGATATTTTGTATCTCACGGTGTGCATGGATGTTTTCAATGCCTCTGTCGCGCCCGGCGTATCGGCAACGTCCTATAACGGAATTTTTGCGGACGCCGCATTTATGCATCTGTTCAGACACTTACTTCAGTCGCAAAAACTTCTTGCAATGGATGTCGCAGAAGTTAATCCTTCACTAGACCAGGCCGATATTACCGCACGTCTGGCAGCAAGCTTAATAAATGAATGGCTGACAGTTTTGCCTTAA
- a CDS encoding Acyl carrier protein gives MSDIASRVKAIIADKLDVEETEVTPEASFTNDLGADSLDTVELIMEFEKEFNIQIPDDQAEKITTVGHAITYIEEVVNK, from the coding sequence ATGTCAGACATTGCATCAAGAGTAAAAGCTATTATCGCTGATAAACTCGACGTTGAGGAAACAGAAGTAACTCCAGAAGCTAGCTTTACTAACGATTTAGGCGCAGATTCTTTGGACACTGTAGAACTTATCATGGAATTTGAAAAAGAATTCAATATTCAGATCCCAGATGATCAGGCAGAAAAAATTACTACTGTAGGGCACGCTATTACTTACATCGAGGAAGTAGTGAACAAATAA
- a CDS encoding putative 3-oxoacyl-[acyl-carrier-protein] synthase II, with product MELKRVVVTGFGAITPIGNNAKDYWENLVKGKSGAAPITLFDATQFKTKFACEVKNFNPLDHFDKKEAKKMDRNTQLGIVAAREAVEHSGIMDTDIDKNRVGVIWGSGIGGLETFEKEVLGWANTDIPRFNPFFIPKMIADITGGHISIEYGFHGPNYTTVSACASSANALIDAKMIIQLGKADVIVCGGSEAAVTASGMGGFNAMMALSTRNDDPTTASRPFDKDRDGFVLGEGAGTIILEEYEHAKKRGATIYAELKGGGMSADAYHMTAPHPEGKGAYLVMKNCLEDAGLSTDEVDHINMHGTSTPLGDIAESNAISKLLGDHAYDIQINSTKSMTGHLLGAAGVIEAIAAVHTIIHDIVPPTINHFTDDEAIDSRLNFTFHTAVKKVVNVAMSNTFGFGGHNACVLFAKI from the coding sequence ATGGAATTAAAAAGAGTAGTTGTTACCGGTTTCGGCGCTATCACACCAATTGGAAATAATGCCAAAGATTACTGGGAGAACCTTGTAAAAGGTAAGAGCGGTGCCGCTCCAATTACTCTTTTTGATGCCACTCAGTTCAAAACCAAATTTGCCTGCGAAGTAAAAAACTTCAATCCGTTAGATCACTTCGATAAAAAAGAAGCGAAAAAGATGGATAGGAATACGCAGCTGGGCATTGTTGCAGCCCGTGAAGCCGTAGAGCATTCCGGCATTATGGATACTGATATCGACAAAAACCGTGTTGGCGTAATTTGGGGTTCGGGAATCGGAGGTTTAGAAACCTTTGAAAAAGAAGTTCTCGGTTGGGCGAATACAGATATTCCACGTTTTAATCCTTTCTTTATTCCGAAAATGATTGCGGACATCACAGGTGGCCATATCTCTATTGAATATGGTTTCCACGGTCCCAATTATACAACAGTGTCTGCATGTGCTTCTTCAGCTAATGCACTTATCGACGCGAAAATGATCATCCAACTTGGCAAAGCAGACGTTATTGTTTGCGGAGGCTCCGAAGCTGCTGTTACGGCAAGCGGCATGGGAGGTTTCAACGCCATGATGGCACTTTCTACACGCAACGACGATCCTACAACTGCCTCGCGCCCCTTCGATAAAGACCGCGACGGATTTGTACTCGGCGAAGGCGCAGGAACAATCATCCTTGAAGAATACGAGCATGCGAAAAAGCGCGGCGCTACAATTTATGCTGAACTGAAAGGTGGCGGCATGAGCGCAGATGCGTATCACATGACGGCACCTCATCCTGAAGGTAAAGGCGCATATCTTGTGATGAAAAACTGCCTTGAGGACGCCGGACTTTCTACCGATGAGGTAGATCACATCAACATGCACGGTACTTCTACCCCACTTGGTGATATTGCTGAATCGAACGCCATTTCTAAACTTCTCGGCGATCACGCGTACGACATTCAGATCAATTCAACCAAATCAATGACCGGCCATTTACTTGGCGCTGCAGGCGTAATTGAAGCAATTGCAGCTGTGCACACCATTATTCACGACATTGTACCGCCGACCATCAACCATTTTACTGATGATGAAGCGATTGACAGCCGACTGAATTTCACGTTCCATACTGCGGTAAAAAAAGTGGTGAACGTTGCAATGAGCAATACTTTCGGTTTCGGTGGGCATAACGCCTGTGTACTTTTCGCAAAAATCTAA
- a CDS encoding Ribonuclease III, giving the protein MELKKYIPKFLITKKNNLSEKDYILSNEISKITGCSVQNINLYREAFSLKTASPRTQVKNYERLEFLGDSVLGAIISCHLFSTYPHANEGYLTQMKSKIVNRKNLNKLGDELGLTGFLQNESPSTLSENTSGNLLEALIGALYLDVDYETCKKVVLERLLTPSEINKLENKIVSYKSLLLEWSQKKKEHIRYDTEQEMQAGKNVVFRSVIWINDRKVANATETSKKKAEEKAAQRAFYILNKKQSILENSKDSA; this is encoded by the coding sequence ATGGAGTTAAAGAAGTATATTCCTAAATTCCTGATTACCAAAAAAAATAATCTCTCCGAGAAAGATTACATTCTAAGCAACGAAATCAGTAAGATTACCGGTTGCAGTGTGCAAAACATCAATTTATACCGCGAAGCATTTTCATTAAAAACTGCCTCACCACGAACACAGGTCAAAAATTACGAAAGGCTTGAGTTTTTAGGCGATTCCGTACTTGGCGCCATCATTTCGTGTCATCTGTTCTCCACGTATCCGCATGCGAATGAAGGCTATCTCACGCAGATGAAATCTAAAATTGTAAACCGCAAAAACCTCAATAAGCTTGGCGACGAGCTCGGCCTTACCGGCTTTCTTCAGAACGAATCCCCTTCTACACTCAGCGAAAACACTTCAGGCAACCTGCTCGAAGCACTTATTGGTGCGCTGTACCTGGATGTAGATTACGAAACCTGCAAAAAGGTAGTTCTTGAACGTCTCCTCACGCCTTCAGAAATTAATAAGCTCGAAAATAAAATTGTAAGCTACAAAAGTCTGCTGCTGGAGTGGAGCCAGAAAAAGAAGGAACACATCCGCTACGATACCGAACAGGAAATGCAGGCAGGCAAAAATGTAGTGTTCCGAAGTGTGATCTGGATCAACGACCGTAAGGTTGCCAACGCCACAGAAACATCCAAGAAAAAAGCGGAAGAAAAAGCAGCCCAGCGAGCATTCTACATTTTAAATAAAAAACAGAGCATCCTTGAAAACTCAAAAGATTCTGCTTGA
- a CDS encoding Pyruvate kinase produces the protein MNKYLKKTKIIATLGPASSDKETMLQLIQAGTDVFRINFSHADYDLVRKNVESIRQLNQEYGYSVGILGDLQGPKLRVGVVKEGSYLNPGDILTFTNEKIEGDSTRVYMTYQKFPQDVKAGERILIDDGKLVLEVIETNNIDTVKAKTIQGGPLSSKKGVNLPNTNVSLPALTEKDIEDANFMLDLELDWIALSFVRHAQDIIDLKEIIKNHPTNKQKTPIIAKIEKPEGVRNIEQILMECDGLMVARGDLGVEVPMEEVPAIQKNLVEIARKHSKPVIIATQMMETMISSLTPTRAEVNDVANSVLDGADAVMLSGETSVGRYPVDVVRNMAKIVKNIEQTHFYKNKNSPIEHEFNCVDERFITNRVCLAAVRIAKTANVEAIITLTYSGYTAFQISAHRPNSNIIVFSSNKRVLTMLNLLWGVRAFHYDMQKSTDETIIQVNMLAHTHGFVEQGDFVININATPAYEGGKTNTLRLTTV, from the coding sequence ATGAATAAATATTTAAAAAAGACCAAGATCATCGCTACCCTGGGGCCGGCTTCTTCCGATAAGGAAACCATGTTGCAGCTCATTCAGGCAGGTACCGATGTCTTCAGAATAAATTTCTCGCACGCAGATTACGACTTAGTTAGAAAAAACGTTGAATCTATCCGTCAGCTTAACCAGGAATATGGATATTCGGTTGGTATTCTTGGCGATCTGCAAGGGCCTAAACTCCGTGTGGGTGTAGTGAAAGAAGGTTCATACCTCAACCCGGGAGATATCCTCACCTTTACAAATGAGAAGATCGAAGGAGATTCTACACGCGTGTACATGACTTATCAGAAATTTCCGCAGGACGTAAAAGCCGGGGAAAGAATTCTTATCGATGACGGCAAACTTGTTTTGGAAGTTATCGAGACAAATAATATCGACACTGTAAAAGCGAAAACCATTCAGGGTGGACCTCTAAGTTCTAAAAAAGGCGTGAATCTGCCTAATACAAATGTTTCGTTGCCAGCCCTTACCGAAAAAGATATTGAAGATGCCAACTTTATGCTGGATCTCGAACTCGATTGGATCGCCTTATCGTTTGTACGTCATGCGCAGGACATTATCGATCTTAAAGAAATTATTAAAAACCACCCAACCAATAAGCAGAAAACACCGATCATCGCCAAAATCGAGAAGCCTGAAGGTGTAAGAAACATCGAGCAGATCCTTATGGAATGTGACGGACTGATGGTTGCGCGTGGAGATCTGGGTGTGGAAGTTCCGATGGAAGAAGTGCCTGCCATCCAGAAAAATCTTGTGGAAATCGCGCGGAAACATTCAAAACCGGTGATTATCGCAACGCAGATGATGGAAACCATGATCAGCAGCCTTACGCCGACCAGAGCTGAGGTGAACGATGTTGCCAATTCAGTGCTTGATGGTGCTGATGCCGTGATGCTTTCAGGCGAGACTTCTGTAGGACGTTACCCTGTGGACGTTGTGCGAAATATGGCCAAGATTGTAAAGAATATTGAGCAGACGCATTTCTATAAAAATAAAAATTCACCGATAGAACATGAATTCAATTGTGTGGATGAGCGTTTCATCACAAACCGTGTCTGTCTTGCTGCAGTGCGAATCGCGAAAACAGCGAACGTGGAGGCAATCATTACGCTTACGTATTCTGGCTACACCGCTTTCCAGATTTCGGCACACCGCCCGAACTCGAACATCATCGTATTCAGTTCCAACAAACGCGTACTTACGATGCTGAATTTACTTTGGGGCGTCCGCGCTTTCCATTACGACATGCAGAAATCTACCGACGAAACTATTATTCAGGTGAACATGCTTGCGCATACCCACGGTTTTGTGGAGCAAGGCGATTTCGTAATTAACATCAATGCAACTCCGGCTTACGAAGGCGGAAAAACAAATACACTAAGACTTACGACGGTATAA